The following are encoded in a window of Uloborus diversus isolate 005 unplaced genomic scaffold, Udiv.v.3.1 scaffold_1394, whole genome shotgun sequence genomic DNA:
- the LOC129232770 gene encoding uncharacterized protein LOC129232770, with product MPIGNKRTLDEASSNYAEELRDSDDDVIGEDTQSFAEASEVFKVNNQNGSGFENTPGPSHAEPEFDEREIDDAQDMEAALQMELIQGRWIEKYKASQKTFRAKVDLEKLPEELRGKPLVAAISSVRELFRMIIRRASEDLRPTDLIRIYIQADGLDKPISTRLMPVSDLTLETVMAAILKVLQSKDEIALDSGFSADVVTIRRDVGAGRRRMLNPDVDCLNKRSVITIPTDSEGLCCAMAIVCALAHLDNDRTAIESFKKRNRLTLLNRAKELHAASGVPLGPCTYAEIAEFEKHLGVQIAVISTEEMNKVYFYSFMLTFPY from the exons ATGCCTATTGGAAATAAGAGAACACTGGATGAAGCTTCTAGCAAT TATGCTGAAGAACTAAGGGATTCTGACGACGAc gttaTTGGAGAAGACACCCAGTCTTTTGCTGAAGCATCAGAAGTGTTTAAGGTGAATAACCAAAATGGCTCGGGTTTTGAG AATACCCCAGGTCCTTCTCATGCTGAACCCGAATTTGATGAAAGAGAAATAGATGACGCTCAAGAT aTGGAAGCTGCATTGCAAATGGAATTGATTCAAGGGCGTTGGATCGAAAAATATAAGGCGAGTCAGAAAACTTTCAGAGCTAAGGTAGATCTGGAGAAGTTGCCCGAGGAACTTCGCGGTAAGCCGTTGGTCGCAGCAATTAGTTCCGTTCGAGAACTATTCAGAATGATAATTCGTCGTGCTAGTGAAGATTTGAGGCCGACGGATCTGATTCGTATTTATATTCAAGCTGACGGTTTAGACAAGCCCATTTCAACACGACTGATGCCTGTATCAGATCTCACATTGGAAACAGTCATGGCTGCAATTCTCAAAGTGTTGCAATCGAAGGACGAGATTGCTTTGGATTCCGGTTTTTCAGCTGACGTGGTCACTATTCGTCGAGACGTGGGAGCAGGTCGACGGAGAATGTTAAACCCGGACGTGGATTGTCTTAATAAAAGGTCCGTCATTACAATCCCGACTGACAGTGAAGGACTCTGTTGTGCAATGGCCATTGTCTGTGCATTAGCTCACCTGGACAATGACCGCACGGCTATCGAATCgtttaaaaaacgaaatcgcCTGACTCTGTTGAACCGGGCTAAGGAGTTACATGCTGCATCCGGTGTACCTTTAGGTCCCTGTACGTACGCGGAAATAGCAGAGTTTGAGAAACATTTAGGGGTACAAATTGCAGTGATATCAACAGAAGAAAtgaacaaggtatatttttattcattcatgctGACATTTCCGTATTGA